A single Triticum dicoccoides isolate Atlit2015 ecotype Zavitan chromosome 2A, WEW_v2.0, whole genome shotgun sequence DNA region contains:
- the LOC119358503 gene encoding uncharacterized protein LOC119358503, producing the protein MATCKPVFTPVDTRSKLSASDGVPVRDASKYRSLVGALQYITLTRPDLAYASSKRQPTVSPSSAEAEYRDVANVVAECCWLHQLLGELRVPLPTATVTCCDNISAVYMVANPVHHRHTKHNELDIHFVREKVVLGQLRVLHVPTAQQFADIMTKGLPTPAFQEFRSRIVFRFRLDLKKKHRKLNKGLYLSQEIVSHREGEGIVFRFRPQQGRNKELEKELMIIKEKEKEKQLSKKQEQETVVDSDESEKKKLEISLMEEIISVERERKDLLASLTPTFSLWKEIDSQTTWTIATTTFSRDNNENPLADYFNLILQAMEDLGHRMLSTLYFLNKSDDSVCSYKATELCNTATKLNMHIKGFSPKPEPEPEPEEQPGQIDLSSLFRKYCRFPDNYNNILARLDMEEHEENKSEDVHVKKTKEEEDKEKDVSSMEYLKKRMDIEQQFLAQHRKSWENVWGSWIGRCGGFMDTTILSPMQFTHHTPGSIPSPAAITGSTLQIYSIKIKSIKGLNWPLRVYGEVAARDTVDRNRNILFSRSRFDYQELNGEDDCLCLTGPSRAIVALDHVEFEVDLQVANGAESQTLMSCRGCYGGTDGFLSSLGSVTDGDDGCTLSFSNKSCRVEVTLDQIDKSLQATIVGVRVTKGRWPFKHGCRVVCSWSPAAATDVIGKTCRRVVLLDHRGKGMHRRPDKHLHLSRRVVSVESHGTLRVSIEAYGKSRRYIAREGHINFPVQQCQTRTIECQVGDSKVEVALGWSLLVKEKALLTVMRQSGMEMEMEMEMDSDSDSDSDSGSASGSGHEMDERDSSKEPVGDAGGKEMGQMANDLVGVLSGHLGMLKREISFLRTEVKSRGLAGNRACQDQIMSNLGPLDENLLKKVNLPYLGSNTEEVMDFLLVETQQLLYRFNSLASILQKLRIPISSDKIDKLRLISNALVGISELIKRHKSVAADKQDGEDRLDCAGWEATWGSSTGRHGCFDDITTLSPMQFTACTPGSFPSSSVPGPALEIYSIKLINLNPNLSWPIDVYGVVAARDDFDHNRNILFCRSSADCQRINQEDPFLHLIGPSRAIVAEEPVMFQIELKLKYGANFKDTALFTSNQSYRPIMPYDTMQIYNRCCTAEISLGRVDPAIQATIVGVCVTKGGWPFKYGCKVSCLFSPADATEGCAAEVVLLDRRAKRMRAGSDGYLSLSRNVVSVGLQGTLRVVTEAYSKFGLNIVRKYHAEFPIQQCQIDSCECSVDGSTLKIVVAWSRLAIDKDDLVNDGY; encoded by the exons ATGGCCACCTGCAAGCCCGTCTTCACTCCCGTTGACACGCGCTCCAAGCTGTCTGCCAGCGATGGCGTGCCTGTCCGCGACGCCTCCAAGTACCGCAGCCTTGTAGGCGCACTCCAATACATCACTCTGACGCGGCCGGACCTCGCCTACGCT TCATCCAAGCGGCAGCCGACGGTGTCACCTTCGAGCGCGGAGGCCGAATACCGTGATGTTGCCAACGTGGTGGCAGAGTGCTGCTGGTTGCACCAGCTCCTTGGTGAACTGCGCGTGCCCCTGCCCACCGCCACAGTCACCTGCTGCGACAACATCTCCGCGGTGTACATGGTTGCCAATCCAGTACATCACCGCCACACCAAGCACAACGAGCTCGACATCCACTTCGTCCGCGAGAAAGTTGTGTTGGGACAGCTGCGTGTTCTTCATGTCCCCACCGCACAACAATTCGCCGACATCATGACAAAGGGGCTCCCGACTCCGGCATTCCAGGAATTCCGCTCCA GAATTGTATTCCGATTCCGTTTGGATCTGAAGAAGAAGCACAGGAAACTCAATAAGGGTTTGTACCTCTCGCAAGAGATCGTCTCGCACAGGGAAGGTGAAGGAATTGTATTCCGATTCCGGCCGCAACAGGGCCGCAACAAGGAGCTGGAGAAGGAGTTGATGATTattaaggagaaggagaaggagaagcaacTCTCGAAGAAGCAGGAGCAGGAGACGGTGGTAGATTCCGACGAGTcggagaagaagaagctggagaTCTCCCTGATGGAGGAGATCATATCCGTGGAGAGGGAGCGCAAAGACCTGCTTGCCTCACTTACTCCCACCTTTTCTCTCTGGAAAGAGATTGATTCTCAAACAACCTGGACCATCGCCACAACTACTTTTTCTAGGGACAACAATGAGAATCCACTTGCAGACTACTTCAACCTCATCCTCCAAGCTATGGAGGACCTGGGTCATCGGATGCTTTCTACATTGTATTTTCTCAACAAATCCGATGACTCCGTATGCTCCTACAAGGCCACCGAATTGTGCAATACAGCAACCAAACTGAATATGCACATCAAGGGATTCAGCCCGAAGCCGGAGCCGGAGCCAGAGCCAGAGGAGCAACCGGGGCAGATCGATTTGTCGAGTCTTTTCAGAAAATATTGTCGATTTCCTGATAATTACAACAACATCTTGGCCCGGTTAGATATGGAGGAGCATGAGGAGAACAAATCTGAGGATGttcatgtgaagaagaccaaggaagaggaggacaaggagaaggacgTATCCTCAATGGAGTATCTCAAGAAAAGGATGGACATCGAGCAACAATTTTTAGCCCAGCATCGAAAATCCTGGGAAAATGTGTGGGGCAGCTGGATTGGACGGTGCGGTGGATTTATGGATACAA CCATATTGAGCCCTATGCAATTTACACATCACACACCTGGTAGCATCCCTTCCCCTGCTGCCATCACCGGCAGTACCTTGCAAATCTATTCAATCAAGATAAAGAGTATAAAAGGCTTGAACTGGCCACTCAGAGTGTATGGCGAGGTTGCTGCTCGAGACACTGTGGACCGCAACCGCAACATTCTATTCTCTCGGTCAAGGTTTGACTACCAAGAACTCAATGGAGAA GATGATTGCTTATGCTTGACTGGTCCGTCTCGTGCTATTGTTGCCTTGGACCATGTTGAGTTTGAAGTTGATCTCCAAGTAGCCAATGGAGCAGAGTCTCAAACATTGATGAGCTGTAGAGGTTGTTATGGCGGTACAGATGGTTTTCTCTCTTCCTTGGGCAGCGTAACTGATGGTGATGATGGATGTACCTTGTCGTTCTCCAACAAGAGCTGTAGAGTTGAGGTAACCCTTGACCAGATTGATAAATCACTCCAGGCTACTATCGTGGGCGTACGTGTTACCAAAGGGCGTTGGCCTTTTAAGCATGGATGCCGAGTTGTGTGTTCTTGGTCTCCTGCTGCGGCGACAGATGTCATTGGTAAGACTTGCAGGCGAGTTGTGCTTCTTGATCACCGTGGTAAAGGAATGCACAGAAGACCAGACAAGCACCTTCATCTCTCAAGGAGAGTCGTTTCAGTGGAATCACATGGAACGCTGAGAGTGTCCATAGAAGCATATGGAAAATCTCGTCGTTATATTGCTCGAGAAGGTCACATCAACTTCCCTGTTCAGCAGTGCCAAACAAGAACGATTGAGTGTCAAGTTGGCGACTCCAAGGTGGAGGTTGCTCTAGGGTGGTCGTTGCTTGTGAAGGAAAAAGCGCTCTTGACGGTGATGAGGCAGTCcgggatggagatggagatggagatggagatggattctgattctgattctgattctgactctGGCTCCGCCTCTGGTTCCGGCCATGAGATGGACGAGAGGGATTCCAGCAAGGAGCCGGTGGGGGATGCCGGCGGCAAGGAGATGGGGCAGATGGCCAACGACTTGGTTGGTGTTCTTTCCGGCCACCTTGGGATGCTTAAGAGGGAGATCTCGTTCCTGAGGACAGAGGTCAAGTCCCGGGGATTGGCTGGAAACAGGGCTTGTCAAGACCAGATCATGTCTAACCTAGGGCCCCTCGATGAAAATCTTCTCAAGAAGGTGAATTTGCCTTACCTAGGTTCCAACACTGAGGAGGTGATGGATTTTCTGCTGGTCGAGACGCAGCAGTTGCTCTACCGCTTCAACTCTCTCGCATCCATTCTACAGAAACTCAGAATCCCCATATCTTCCGACAAGATTGATAAGCTGCGTCTCATATCCAATGCACTTGTGGGCATCTCGGAGCTTATCAAGAGGCACAAATCTGTTGCTGCTGACAAGCAAGATGGTGAAGATCGTTTGGACTGTGCCGGCTGGGAGGCTACATGGGGAAGCTCGAcaggaagacatggttgctttgacGACATAA caacaTTGAGTCCTATGCAGTTTACGGCTTGCACGCCTGGAAGCTTCCCATCCTCGTCCGTGCCTGGTCCTGCCTTGGAGATCTACTCAATCAAGCTCATTAATCTGAATCCTAATCTGAGTTGGCCCATTGATGTCTATGGCGTGGTCGCTGCACGGGATGATTTTGACCACAACCGCAACATTCTCTTCTGCCGGTCAAGTGCAGACTGCCAAAGAATTAACCAAGAG GACCCTTTTTTGCACTTGATTGGCCCGTCTCGTGCAATTGTAGCTGAAGAACCTGTGATGTTTCAAATTGAACTGAAATTGAAGTATGGAGCAAATTTCAAAGATACAGCATTGTTCACTTCCAACCAAAGTTATCGCCCCATCATGCCATATGATACCATGCAGATCTATAACCGCTGTTGTACAGCAGAGATAAGCCTTGGGCGAGTTGATCCAGCAATCCAGGCCACAATTGTAGGTGTTTGTGTGACTAAAGGGGGGTGGCCTTTTAAGTATGGATGTAAAGTTTCTTGCTTGTTTTCTCCTGCTGATGCAACGGAGGGATGCGCGGCAGAAGTCGTTTTGCTTGACCGCCGTGCTAAAAGGATGCGTGCGGGATCAGATGGGTATCTTTCTTTGTCAAGAAATGTCGTGTCAGTGGGATTGCAGGGCACACTCCGAGTCGTCACAGAAGCATACTCAAAGTTTGGACTCAATATTGTTCGAAAATATCACGCTGAATTTCCTATCCAGCAGTGTCAGATAGATAGTTGTGAGTGCTCAGTTGACGGCTCCACATTGAAGATAGTTGTTGCTTGGTCTCGCCTTGCCATTGACAAGGATGATCTTGTAAACGATGGTTATTGA